One window from the genome of Phycisphaerales bacterium encodes:
- a CDS encoding acetyl-CoA carboxylase carboxyltransferase subunit alpha: MATYYTLDFEQPLRALDDEIAQLKRRVDTLTSEGDAAAGAHPAELAEAEHALADRLARHSQTMDELYKQLSPWNTVRVARHPNRPQGRDYIEAMCRDFTELHGDRRSGEDPAIVTGFGRIGDFKCLVVAHHKGRDTQEKLRCHFGCPHPEGYRKALMKMQLAAKFGVPIVTLVDTPGAFPGLEAEQRGQAEAIAVNLKEMSALPVPIVSVVIGEGGSGGALGIAVGDRVAMLQHAWYSVISPEGCAAILWKQANERTNSQAAQALKLTARDNLELGVVDAVIDEPAGGAHRDKAEAAKKLERWIVAQLEELTEIGPEDLLEARYQRYRRLGSFDVAEPEPAAEPAGNGEATGESTGETSGSAS, from the coding sequence ATGGCGACGTACTACACCCTGGACTTCGAGCAGCCCCTGCGGGCCCTGGACGACGAGATCGCCCAGCTCAAGCGCCGCGTCGACACGCTCACGAGCGAGGGCGACGCCGCCGCGGGCGCCCACCCCGCCGAATTAGCTGAAGCCGAGCACGCGCTGGCCGACCGCCTGGCCCGCCACAGCCAGACCATGGACGAGCTGTACAAGCAGCTCAGCCCGTGGAACACCGTCCGCGTCGCACGACATCCGAACCGCCCGCAGGGCCGCGACTACATCGAGGCCATGTGCCGCGACTTCACCGAATTGCACGGCGACCGGCGGAGCGGTGAGGACCCCGCCATCGTCACCGGCTTCGGCCGCATCGGCGACTTCAAGTGCCTGGTCGTCGCCCACCACAAGGGCCGAGACACGCAGGAGAAGCTCCGCTGCCACTTCGGCTGCCCCCACCCCGAGGGCTACCGCAAGGCGCTCATGAAGATGCAGCTGGCGGCCAAGTTCGGCGTGCCGATCGTGACGCTGGTCGATACGCCCGGCGCGTTCCCCGGGCTCGAGGCCGAGCAGCGCGGCCAGGCCGAGGCCATCGCGGTGAACCTGAAGGAGATGAGCGCACTGCCCGTGCCCATCGTGAGCGTGGTGATCGGCGAGGGCGGCTCGGGCGGGGCGCTGGGCATCGCCGTGGGCGACCGCGTCGCGATGCTGCAGCACGCGTGGTACTCGGTGATCAGCCCCGAGGGCTGCGCGGCCATCCTCTGGAAGCAGGCCAACGAGCGGACCAACAGCCAGGCCGCCCAGGCCCTGAAGCTCACCGCCCGGGACAACCTCGAGCTGGGGGTGGTCGACGCCGTGATCGACGAGCCCGCCGGCGGGGCCCACCGCGACAAGGCCGAGGCGGCCAAGAAGCTCGAACGCTGGATCGTCGCCCAGCTCGAGGAGCTGACCGAGATCGGCCCCGAGGACCTCCTCGAGGCCCGCTACCAGCGGTACCGCCGCCTGGGCAGCTTCGACGTCGCCGAGCCCGAGCCGGCCGCCGAGCCCGCCGGAAACGGCGAAGCCACCGGTGAATCCACCGGCGAAACCAGCGGATCGGCCTCCTGA
- the proC gene encoding pyrroline-5-carboxylate reductase, whose product MRDTPIQPDTPTKHVDVCPLLVVGGGAMASAILSGAAGADLLDGPCVVAEPDADKRKTIGTLSPSIDAVESIADAFDALPYDDATVLLAVKPQMLGQVAEEIDACVGEAMLEGRCVISILAGVTIEKLKGTLKARIVRVMPNLPISVGQGATAMSGGPDATGEDLDRAHRLFGAASQVFDLPEDAIDAFTAAAGSGPAYAFLLAEAMAAGAIEAGNDQGLNETTTRAIIAQTLRGAAEMLARPCNGELADPAALRAAVTSKGGTTATALDVLEARGVRNAVREAVLAAAKRAGELGS is encoded by the coding sequence ATGCGCGACACGCCCATCCAGCCAGACACGCCCACGAAGCACGTTGACGTCTGCCCGCTCCTCGTCGTCGGCGGCGGCGCGATGGCCAGCGCCATCCTGTCGGGCGCGGCCGGGGCAGACCTGCTCGACGGGCCGTGCGTCGTCGCCGAGCCGGACGCGGACAAACGCAAGACGATCGGCACGCTCTCGCCCTCGATCGACGCGGTCGAATCGATCGCCGACGCCTTCGATGCCCTGCCCTACGACGACGCGACGGTGCTCCTGGCCGTCAAGCCGCAGATGCTCGGGCAGGTCGCCGAAGAGATCGACGCGTGCGTGGGCGAGGCGATGCTCGAGGGCCGTTGCGTCATCAGCATCCTCGCGGGCGTTACGATCGAGAAGCTTAAGGGCACGCTGAAGGCCCGCATCGTCCGCGTCATGCCCAACCTGCCGATCTCCGTCGGTCAAGGCGCCACGGCCATGAGCGGCGGGCCCGATGCGACGGGCGAAGACCTCGATCGCGCCCACCGCCTCTTCGGCGCCGCGAGCCAGGTCTTTGACCTTCCCGAAGACGCCATCGACGCCTTCACCGCCGCGGCCGGCAGCGGGCCGGCGTACGCGTTCCTGCTGGCCGAGGCGATGGCGGCCGGAGCCATCGAGGCCGGCAACGACCAGGGCCTGAACGAGACGACGACGCGGGCCATCATCGCCCAGACGCTGAGGGGCGCCGCCGAGATGCTGGCCCGCCCGTGCAACGGCGAGCTGGCCGACCCCGCCGCCCTGCGCGCCGCCGTCACGAGCAAGGGCGGCACGACCGCCACGGCGCTCGACGTGCTGGAGGCCCGGGGCGTGCGGAACGCCGTGCGCGAGGCGGTGCTGGCGGCGGCGAAGCGGGCGGGGGAGCTGGGGAGCTGA
- a CDS encoding class I SAM-dependent methyltransferase, with translation MNFPLEDWQAYAASGPADELLAAPLRPTVADLALLRKDWPQGVVAVAVENARARNRAASKLASDLVSRLVADEEGVMVASSALAAGHKAARFARVGGAALDLCCGIGADAFELIRAGVGVTAVDLDPTRAWMAGHNAQCEARVADVGSEGVLADVQGALVHLDPSRRAGSKRRHDYASYQPGPDVVEAVVGRAAGACVKLGPGVDFSMLPRHERSQLEFVSEHGRLTQALLWTGSLAEGAGVAAGHRLATLLPSGEAFAAAPGPLIDADAWYDSDGPATPVLGSVFEADASLERSGLLGPFAKSVGLRPIHPAVGVLTGDSEVRSPWLTGYQVLEAMPWRTKAVRSRLQQLGAGIVTIKTRAKLVDPDALQKTLRGKGDRSLVVFVLRLGEKATAIICERSG, from the coding sequence GTGAACTTCCCGCTTGAAGACTGGCAGGCCTACGCGGCCAGCGGCCCCGCCGACGAGCTGCTCGCCGCGCCGCTACGGCCGACCGTTGCCGACCTCGCGCTGCTGCGCAAGGACTGGCCCCAGGGCGTCGTCGCCGTCGCGGTCGAGAATGCCCGAGCCCGGAACCGCGCCGCGAGCAAGCTGGCGTCCGACCTCGTCTCGAGGCTGGTCGCCGACGAGGAGGGCGTCATGGTCGCGTCGTCGGCCCTGGCCGCGGGTCACAAGGCGGCGCGGTTTGCGCGGGTTGGCGGCGCGGCGCTCGACCTGTGCTGCGGCATCGGTGCCGACGCCTTCGAGCTTATCCGTGCGGGCGTAGGCGTGACGGCGGTCGACCTCGATCCGACGCGCGCGTGGATGGCCGGCCACAACGCGCAATGCGAGGCACGCGTCGCCGATGTCGGATCCGAGGGCGTGCTCGCGGACGTTCAAGGCGCCCTCGTGCACCTCGACCCCAGCCGACGCGCGGGCTCGAAGCGCCGCCACGACTACGCGAGCTACCAGCCCGGGCCGGACGTGGTCGAGGCGGTCGTCGGGCGTGCGGCGGGTGCGTGCGTCAAGCTCGGGCCGGGCGTCGACTTCTCGATGTTGCCTCGCCACGAGCGGTCGCAGCTCGAGTTCGTCAGCGAGCACGGCAGGCTGACCCAGGCATTGTTGTGGACGGGGAGCCTCGCCGAAGGCGCGGGCGTCGCAGCGGGCCATCGGCTCGCCACGCTGCTGCCATCGGGCGAGGCGTTCGCCGCCGCGCCCGGCCCGCTCATCGATGCCGACGCGTGGTACGACTCCGACGGTCCCGCGACGCCCGTGTTGGGCTCCGTGTTCGAGGCCGACGCCTCGCTCGAACGGTCGGGGCTGCTCGGGCCGTTCGCGAAGTCGGTCGGACTGCGGCCCATCCACCCCGCGGTCGGTGTGCTGACGGGCGACTCCGAGGTGCGGAGCCCGTGGCTGACGGGCTACCAGGTCCTCGAGGCCATGCCGTGGCGCACGAAGGCCGTGCGCTCGCGCTTGCAGCAATTGGGCGCCGGCATCGTGACGATCAAGACGCGCGCGAAGCTGGTCGACCCCGATGCGCTGCAGAAGACGCTGCGTGGCAAGGGTGATCGGAGCCTCGTCGTGTTCGTCCTGCGGCTGGGCGAGAAGGCCACGGCCATCATCTGCGAGCGGTCAGGCTGA
- a CDS encoding pyroglutamyl-peptidase I: MATTRVLVTGFEPFGGSDDNPSMRIVHALAGDPPAGIELATGVLPVTWAGAWPGVLELMSQHRPDLVLMLGQSGKRSSVTVERFALNFGRGRIADNDGVDRPDGALVEGAPLALASTIDVDGAVEAMTNAGTPARPSHDAGACVCNLVLFQSLLRATPGQRAGFIHVPMLPGQQGTENGEPTMDAAESGRAVRAAIEFLSA; encoded by the coding sequence ATGGCAACCACCCGCGTGCTCGTGACCGGCTTCGAGCCCTTCGGCGGCAGCGACGACAATCCGTCGATGCGGATCGTGCACGCGCTGGCCGGCGATCCGCCGGCGGGCATCGAGCTGGCCACCGGCGTGCTCCCGGTCACCTGGGCCGGCGCATGGCCGGGCGTGCTCGAGCTCATGAGCCAGCACCGGCCCGACCTCGTCCTGATGCTGGGCCAGAGCGGCAAGCGATCATCGGTCACGGTCGAGCGATTCGCGCTGAACTTCGGGCGCGGCCGCATCGCCGACAACGACGGCGTCGATCGTCCCGACGGCGCGCTCGTCGAAGGCGCACCGCTCGCGCTCGCTTCCACGATCGACGTCGACGGTGCGGTCGAAGCCATGACGAACGCCGGCACTCCGGCGCGTCCGAGCCACGACGCGGGCGCGTGCGTGTGCAACCTCGTGCTGTTCCAGTCACTGCTCCGCGCCACGCCCGGCCAGCGCGCGGGCTTCATCCACGTGCCCATGCTGCCCGGCCAGCAGGGCACCGAGAACGGCGAGCCCACCATGGACGCCGCCGAGAGCGGCAGGGCCGTGCGCGCGGCGATCGAGTTCCTGAGCGCATAA
- a CDS encoding GC-type dockerin domain-anchored protein produces MRNAIKKGILSSAMAMAVLAGAPTADADDCCRWELKVKRKAILSDNFEVELWAHFPDDKHAFAGAKLDILSNGVEWVKVGDPCMLGLGIGEVGDVVGDDVMDIVVGQIHFPAGSLFADTDNPIRVWCGEFEASGGAPFRSIWTQTDIFEYYEEADSSVKGSCDPSEAFRSVFVGPIVVDDWIAATFDGTRGVRRGDSLVLSTAPGAPPQPGVALTDETARWGPRSRFEHTIDVGGLPDGTTVDLEWFPWWNCGGFFRETLSARMVKTQAPGAPTIMEVTPDFGDVGVPRVPMRFLLDGREVGDPILGSGASFRLFNFCFELTWCYVLNSNDQLVLVLKCDNPFEVEVGSRRYTVDTIQLDPGLGSGQVGGLDRAEIHADGAQAMIIAGAGFTGGCRADCDGSGDLNIFDFLCFQNLFASGDLAADFDGDGRLTIFDFLEFQNAFATGCD; encoded by the coding sequence ATGCGAAATGCAATAAAGAAGGGAATCCTCTCCTCGGCGATGGCGATGGCCGTTCTTGCCGGCGCACCGACCGCCGACGCGGACGATTGCTGCCGGTGGGAGCTGAAGGTCAAGCGCAAGGCCATCCTCTCGGACAACTTCGAAGTCGAGCTGTGGGCGCACTTTCCCGACGACAAGCACGCGTTCGCGGGCGCCAAGCTCGACATCCTGAGCAACGGCGTCGAGTGGGTTAAGGTCGGAGACCCGTGCATGCTCGGGCTCGGCATCGGCGAGGTGGGCGACGTCGTCGGCGACGACGTCATGGACATCGTGGTGGGCCAGATCCACTTCCCCGCTGGTTCGCTGTTCGCCGATACGGACAACCCCATCCGGGTCTGGTGCGGCGAGTTCGAGGCCTCGGGCGGGGCACCCTTCCGCAGCATCTGGACGCAGACCGACATCTTCGAGTACTACGAGGAAGCCGACTCGTCGGTGAAGGGGTCGTGCGATCCCTCCGAGGCGTTCCGCTCGGTCTTCGTCGGTCCGATCGTCGTCGATGACTGGATCGCCGCGACGTTCGACGGCACGAGGGGCGTTCGGCGTGGCGACAGCCTGGTCCTTTCGACCGCTCCCGGCGCTCCTCCGCAACCCGGCGTCGCGTTGACCGATGAGACCGCGCGTTGGGGACCCCGCTCGCGCTTCGAGCACACCATCGACGTGGGCGGCCTGCCCGACGGCACGACGGTCGACCTCGAATGGTTCCCGTGGTGGAACTGCGGCGGCTTCTTCCGCGAGACGCTCTCGGCCCGCATGGTCAAGACGCAGGCCCCCGGCGCCCCGACCATCATGGAGGTCACGCCCGACTTCGGCGACGTGGGCGTGCCTCGCGTCCCGATGCGTTTCCTGCTCGATGGCCGCGAGGTCGGCGACCCCATCCTTGGTTCGGGCGCCTCGTTCCGGCTGTTCAACTTCTGCTTCGAGCTCACCTGGTGCTACGTGCTCAACAGCAACGACCAGCTCGTGCTCGTGCTCAAGTGCGACAACCCGTTCGAGGTCGAGGTCGGCAGCCGTCGCTACACGGTCGACACCATCCAGCTCGATCCCGGCTTGGGTTCGGGCCAGGTGGGCGGCCTCGACCGCGCCGAAATCCACGCCGACGGCGCGCAGGCGATGATCATCGCCGGTGCTGGCTTCACCGGTGGCTGCCGCGCCGACTGCGACGGAAGCGGCGACCTGAACATCTTCGACTTTTTGTGCTTCCAGAACCTCTTCGCCAGCGGCGACCTTGCGGCCGACTTCGACGGCGACGGCCGGCTGACCATCTTCGACTTCCTGGAGTTCCAGAACGCCTTTGCAACCGGGTGCGATTGA
- a CDS encoding GC-type dockerin domain-anchored protein, whose translation MRTPTMTSAMLVAALAGLACTSTASAQTFVEGVNHDIPRLTTWTATRGHEQAFRWTAQSDFDMIQMLWHTSAIADGVIRLRESDFGRPGDVLREVTFSTTSMGWGGAAFSEPFSVEAGREYFVTFTSLTSSYRDFVAVDDPSAVQMTYFWQPFDSGDSWNGPFSGDPGRRPIMFYEPDSVCYPDFDGDGSLTIFDFLAFQNAFDTGDPSADCDGDGDLTLFDFLCFQNLFDAGCG comes from the coding sequence ATGCGTACCCCGACCATGACCTCTGCCATGCTTGTCGCGGCCCTTGCCGGCCTTGCCTGCACCAGCACCGCCAGCGCCCAGACCTTCGTCGAGGGCGTCAACCACGACATCCCGCGCCTGACCACCTGGACCGCAACGCGCGGCCATGAGCAGGCGTTCCGCTGGACGGCCCAGAGCGACTTCGACATGATCCAGATGCTCTGGCACACCAGCGCGATCGCCGACGGCGTCATCCGCCTGCGCGAGAGCGACTTCGGCCGCCCGGGCGACGTCCTCCGCGAGGTTACGTTCAGCACGACCAGCATGGGCTGGGGCGGGGCCGCCTTCAGCGAGCCCTTCTCCGTCGAGGCCGGCCGCGAGTACTTCGTCACCTTCACCAGCCTCACCTCAAGCTACCGCGACTTCGTCGCCGTGGACGACCCCAGCGCCGTGCAGATGACCTACTTCTGGCAGCCCTTCGATAGCGGGGATAGCTGGAACGGTCCCTTCTCGGGCGATCCCGGTCGCCGGCCGATCATGTTCTACGAGCCCGACTCGGTCTGCTATCCAGACTTCGACGGCGACGGCTCGCTCACGATCTTCGATTTCCTCGCATTCCAGAACGCCTTCGACACCGGCGACCCGTCGGCCGACTGCGACGGCGATGGAGACCTGACGCTCTTCGACTTCCTCTGCTTCCAGAACCTGTTCGATGCCGGCTGCGGTTGA
- a CDS encoding GC-type dockerin domain-anchored protein, with protein MRGVVGSAVALTVAAVAGTANADEMWGVDAGGDGLYLWDSDTARVKYFIGPLHPDPARFTTPVSMAVSDRRVIYVQNNSPPGDAGLCTVDPRTGRATYIGPGLGVEGAISFGPGGRLYGFDALKRLCTVNLSTGAVTRVPGAPRLPIVYGMDYDPGTNRFYAITSPSSGATPDLLQIDPATGIIVSIRDTAVSIVGVPKGLSFNVDGDLVMTSSVAVAYVLDPATGQVMEVIRGARPEPQGVGLACRGDFNKSGNVNFLDFLSFQNAFDAGDLAADLDYDGVLTVFDFLEFQNVFAEGCR; from the coding sequence ATGCGTGGCGTCGTGGGCTCTGCAGTTGCACTCACAGTTGCCGCCGTCGCGGGCACGGCCAACGCCGATGAAATGTGGGGCGTCGACGCCGGGGGCGACGGCCTCTACCTGTGGGACAGCGATACGGCCCGCGTCAAGTACTTCATCGGGCCGCTCCACCCCGATCCGGCTCGGTTTACAACGCCGGTCTCGATGGCCGTGAGCGATCGGCGCGTCATCTACGTCCAGAACAACTCACCTCCAGGCGACGCGGGCCTGTGCACGGTCGATCCGCGCACCGGGCGCGCCACCTACATCGGTCCGGGGCTGGGCGTCGAGGGCGCCATCAGCTTCGGGCCCGGCGGGCGGCTGTATGGGTTCGATGCGCTCAAGCGCCTCTGTACCGTCAACCTCTCGACCGGCGCCGTGACCCGAGTGCCAGGGGCGCCACGGCTGCCGATCGTGTACGGCATGGACTACGACCCGGGTACGAACCGCTTCTACGCCATCACGTCGCCGTCCTCGGGTGCGACGCCCGACCTGCTGCAGATCGATCCGGCAACGGGCATCATCGTGAGCATCCGTGACACGGCGGTCTCGATCGTTGGCGTTCCAAAAGGCCTCTCCTTCAACGTCGACGGCGACCTGGTCATGACCAGTTCGGTGGCCGTTGCCTACGTGCTCGATCCGGCAACGGGGCAGGTGATGGAAGTCATCCGCGGCGCGCGACCCGAGCCGCAAGGGGTGGGCCTCGCCTGCCGTGGCGATTTCAACAAGTCGGGCAACGTCAACTTCCTGGACTTCCTCTCGTTCCAGAACGCGTTCGACGCCGGCGACCTCGCGGCCGACCTCGATTACGACGGCGTCCTGACCGTCTTCGACTTCCTCGAATTCCAGAACGTGTTCGCAGAGGGCTGCCGGTAG
- a CDS encoding MATE family efflux transporter, with protein MTPTRSSTLARIAGSLDWRNAMGVVDILRGPPAEAKGLDAHGRLRSGRLKGLSMPMAIWVLSWPILVESALNALVGLTDTVLSSQIGSGSEDGLGALGVSAVDAVDAISAASYIMWFIGLTFMALGMGATSLISRSVGRGRMGVAGAAMAQCLLLGAILAAAVGALVAISTTWIPGFMGLSEPGAKAFRYYMLVIAAGTPLAGLLFGGIACLRGAGDSVRPLWAMIARNVVNIVMSWALSGIDLPGLANPFSFDLGIVGIAIGTVAGDAVGALMILGYCFAGASGVKLRVRRLRPHWHTIRRLVRLGLPNYFETLGMWVGNFAIVFFVAQLSVAGAAKDSLRTLAESTPGQSAGLLGSHMWAIRIEAISFLPGFAMGIAAATLAGQYLGAGSPRHAIRGVLACAGLASLLMGTLGVLMFLFPTQITNVLTPVPEHREVVPTLLMICGVVQIPFALAIVFRQALRGVGDVRVVMGLTWFTTYGIRLPAAYLVSGVRLPLPDVLGGGELLNPMGEFLDWEPSLARLWLALCSELIIRGIVFAVRFGQGTWTKIRV; from the coding sequence ATGACGCCCACCCGCTCCAGCACGCTCGCTCGCATCGCCGGCTCCCTCGACTGGCGTAATGCCATGGGCGTTGTGGACATCCTGCGCGGCCCGCCGGCCGAAGCGAAGGGGTTGGACGCCCACGGCCGGTTGCGGTCGGGCCGCCTCAAGGGCCTGAGCATGCCCATGGCAATCTGGGTGCTCAGCTGGCCGATCCTCGTCGAGAGTGCCCTCAATGCCCTGGTCGGCCTGACCGACACGGTGCTCTCGAGCCAGATCGGCTCGGGCAGCGAGGACGGACTTGGTGCTCTGGGCGTGTCGGCAGTCGACGCCGTCGACGCGATCAGCGCCGCCAGCTACATCATGTGGTTCATCGGGCTCACGTTCATGGCGCTGGGCATGGGGGCGACGAGCCTCATCAGCCGTTCGGTCGGTCGCGGCCGCATGGGCGTTGCCGGCGCCGCGATGGCCCAGTGCCTGCTGCTGGGCGCCATTCTTGCTGCCGCGGTGGGCGCGTTGGTTGCCATCAGCACGACCTGGATCCCTGGGTTCATGGGGCTGAGCGAGCCGGGGGCCAAGGCGTTCCGGTACTACATGCTGGTGATCGCGGCGGGCACGCCGCTGGCAGGGCTGCTGTTCGGCGGCATCGCGTGCCTGCGCGGGGCGGGAGACTCGGTGCGCCCTTTGTGGGCCATGATCGCGCGCAACGTGGTGAACATCGTCATGAGCTGGGCGCTCAGCGGCATCGACCTGCCGGGGCTGGCCAACCCGTTCTCGTTCGACCTGGGCATCGTGGGCATCGCCATCGGCACGGTCGCGGGCGACGCGGTTGGCGCGCTCATGATCCTGGGCTACTGCTTTGCGGGCGCTTCGGGCGTCAAGCTCCGCGTTCGGCGGCTTCGCCCGCACTGGCACACCATCCGTCGCCTCGTGCGACTCGGGCTGCCCAACTACTTCGAGACCCTGGGCATGTGGGTGGGCAACTTCGCGATCGTGTTCTTCGTGGCCCAGCTCTCGGTCGCCGGTGCCGCGAAGGATTCGCTGCGCACGCTCGCCGAGTCGACGCCGGGCCAGAGCGCGGGCCTGCTGGGTTCGCACATGTGGGCGATCCGCATCGAGGCCATCAGCTTCCTGCCGGGCTTTGCGATGGGCATCGCTGCCGCAACGCTGGCGGGCCAGTACCTCGGCGCCGGGAGCCCCCGCCACGCCATCCGCGGCGTGCTGGCCTGCGCCGGGCTCGCGTCGCTGCTCATGGGCACCCTGGGCGTGCTGATGTTCTTGTTTCCGACGCAGATCACCAACGTTCTGACGCCGGTGCCCGAGCACCGCGAGGTCGTCCCGACGCTGCTGATGATCTGCGGCGTCGTGCAGATTCCCTTCGCGTTGGCGATCGTGTTCCGACAGGCGCTTCGCGGCGTGGGCGATGTCCGCGTGGTCATGGGGCTGACCTGGTTCACGACGTACGGCATCCGCCTTCCTGCTGCGTACCTCGTCAGCGGCGTACGCCTCCCGTTGCCGGACGTTCTCGGCGGCGGAGAATTGCTCAACCCGATGGGCGAGTTCCTGGATTGGGAGCCGAGCCTCGCCCGCCTGTGGTTGGCCCTGTGCAGCGAGCTCATCATCCGTGGCATCGTCTTTGCGGTGCGCTTCGGACAAGGAACCTGGACGAAGATTCGGGTGTGA
- a CDS encoding S8 family serine peptidase: protein MPDVRAVATLLLVVVATIAHAGPQALEPREPFRKFELADRPMHPHRLVVKFHDHVGARTTGDGTLASIRGIDLGGLIATLRASTDVPVRFEPLVELTEAQLQHVLGDAAAKSGRAQPDLGAIMVVRVDDADVMNVARTLHASDLVEYVHFEQLWPEPPSGPNACSDIAPATPQMSQFQDYLDEAPGLGMDAAWAHPGGDGAGVRIADCEYWYRPDHEDLCDVIPEPGQLPNPDIIARGWHEHGTAVLGQLVGGDNAYGVRGIAPEAEAWFFPESSASDPFRRVAAVTNAIATMDAGDVVLLEMQAFGPGGDFAPAEIDPSIWQVTRVGVDRGVVVVAAAGNGNQNLDSSSYAEYRSRGNSGAIIVGAGTSTSAHSKLGFSTYGSRVNVQGWGQNVFTAGYGDFAIVGGDRDQSYTAFFAGTSSASPFIAGLAASLQGISKAATGEPLAPDELRQLLIDTGRPQGGGGHIGPFPAAAAAVDALLASLCRADFDGDGELTLFDFLALQSSFASGEARADFDGDGLLTIFDFLAFQSAFESGCP, encoded by the coding sequence ATGCCCGACGTACGAGCCGTTGCCACACTCCTCCTGGTCGTCGTTGCAACGATCGCACACGCCGGTCCGCAGGCGCTCGAGCCGCGCGAGCCATTCCGGAAGTTCGAGTTGGCCGATCGGCCCATGCACCCGCACCGCCTCGTGGTCAAGTTCCACGACCACGTCGGTGCTCGGACAACGGGAGATGGCACGCTCGCGAGCATTCGCGGCATCGATCTCGGTGGCCTGATCGCGACGCTGCGGGCCTCGACCGACGTGCCCGTGCGCTTCGAGCCGCTGGTCGAGCTCACCGAGGCGCAGCTCCAGCACGTGCTGGGCGACGCCGCGGCCAAGAGTGGTCGCGCCCAGCCGGACCTCGGCGCGATCATGGTCGTGCGAGTCGACGACGCCGACGTCATGAACGTCGCGCGGACGCTCCATGCCAGCGACCTGGTCGAGTACGTGCACTTCGAGCAGCTCTGGCCCGAGCCGCCGAGCGGACCGAACGCCTGCAGCGACATCGCACCGGCCACGCCGCAGATGTCGCAGTTCCAGGACTATCTGGACGAGGCGCCGGGCCTGGGGATGGATGCCGCCTGGGCGCACCCGGGCGGTGATGGGGCCGGCGTGCGCATCGCAGATTGCGAGTACTGGTACCGGCCCGACCACGAAGACCTGTGCGACGTGATTCCCGAGCCGGGGCAACTCCCCAATCCGGACATCATCGCACGGGGATGGCACGAACACGGCACGGCCGTCCTGGGACAGCTCGTCGGCGGCGATAACGCCTACGGCGTGCGCGGCATCGCGCCCGAGGCCGAGGCATGGTTCTTCCCCGAGTCTTCGGCCAGCGATCCGTTCCGGCGCGTCGCGGCGGTCACCAACGCCATCGCCACCATGGACGCGGGCGACGTCGTGCTCCTGGAGATGCAGGCCTTCGGGCCGGGCGGAGACTTCGCGCCCGCCGAGATCGACCCGAGCATCTGGCAGGTGACGCGGGTGGGCGTCGATCGTGGCGTCGTCGTCGTGGCAGCCGCCGGCAACGGCAACCAGAATCTCGACTCGAGCTCCTACGCCGAGTACCGGTCACGGGGCAACAGCGGCGCCATCATCGTCGGTGCCGGTACATCGACCTCGGCCCACAGCAAGCTTGGCTTCAGCACCTACGGCAGCCGCGTGAACGTCCAGGGATGGGGCCAGAACGTGTTCACCGCGGGCTACGGCGACTTCGCCATCGTGGGCGGCGATCGGGACCAGAGCTACACGGCTTTCTTTGCAGGCACCAGTTCGGCCTCGCCGTTCATTGCTGGGCTTGCCGCGTCACTCCAGGGCATCTCGAAGGCCGCCACCGGCGAGCCGCTCGCCCCGGACGAGCTACGACAGCTCTTGATCGATACCGGCAGGCCGCAGGGCGGGGGTGGTCATATCGGACCTTTTCCAGCCGCGGCCGCCGCGGTCGATGCGCTGCTCGCCTCCCTCTGCCGGGCAGACTTCGATGGTGACGGGGAGTTGACGCTGTTCGACTTCCTTGCCCTCCAGAGCAGCTTTGCCTCGGGAGAAGCGCGGGCAGACTTCGACGGCGACGGTTTGCTGACGATCTTCGACTTCCTGGCGTTCCAATCGGCGTTCGAATCTGGCTGTCCCTAA